TCTCTTACTGTCCGGCTGGTAAGAACCTATCCAGAAAGGTGCTGTCTTTTCTGATCTTTTGCTACAAATACACCTGGCTTCCGTGCTAGGTAGAAGGATAGTGGGTGGCACAAAATTTCTCAATTACATATAAATTTGGGTACTATTCCTGGCAAATAGTTTCTAAGCTATAAATTAATTGCCCACACGAATTACTGCAGGAGTTTTGTCACATAGCATTTCTTGCCTTAGCttatatctttttatttttatagctATTCTTTAGCTAAGCTAAATCTCCTGTTCTTTGAGACACGGGGCACTATAGAGTTGGGGGCATTTCTCTCTGTCTCTCTTCCCATCCATGCCATGTGTTAATCTACTCAGGAAAAACTTTTGGTCGTGTCCATGTCTTAGCTAAACTACcagtatattttgtatatgttttatttGGTACTTGCCACTGTTGCCAGGACTGTCATCAGTGATGTTAGTCAGAAAACACCATTTTTTCATTAGCAAGAGATTTAACAGTCCAAGAATGGTGATGGCGTGATGCTCTTATCCATGTTACGTTATGCACTTCTCTTTTGGGTCCCAAAAGATTTGATCCATTTGCTTTGATTATAGAGCTTCCTATTTCTATGAAATAAAACTAATACACATTCATATAATAGATCTTAGCATGGTATTTCTTGGATGATCTGCCTAACATTTAGCACATCTTAGTCATAGTTAAAGTCAGCTCTAATTTCTTAATTTTACATATCGCAAACAAGCTTATCTATAATGTGGAGCGTGTATTTGTCTTTTGAGAACAAATTTTCTTGTGGATAGAAATTTCCTCCATGCTGGATTTATTATGCATTGTGAAAATGTGCAGGGGAACGTTTTGAAGATTCGGAAGGTTTATGATGCATTCTTGGCAGAATTTCCTCTGTGTTATGGTTATTGGAAGAAATATGCTGATCATGAGGCACGTCTTGGCTCTGTTGACAAAGTTGTGGAGGTCTACGAACGAGCTGTTCAAGGCGTGACATATTCGGTAGATATGTGGTTGCACTATTGTGTTTTTGCTATAAGCACTTATGGAGATCCTGACACCATTAGAAGGTAATGCTATTGCTGATTTGATTTGTTGTAGTTTTGGATGGTGATCATCAGCACGAGATGCTTACAATTTTTCTTTGTGCCAAACTATATGATCTTTCAATGCTCTCTGACCTGGTTTCAGCCTGTCTGCAACAGCTCATATTCATCTACATGGCGTAAGGTTTGTTTGGGTTGCACTTCAGAATTGTATAACTGATGTGCAATCCACGTGATTCTATGGCCTGCTCAGTGGCCATATGAATTTTCTTCAGGATTCAATTCCATTTTGTGGCCTTATTCTCCCCCTTATATTTTCCCTGTCCTTAGGGCTGTGTATAGTCCATGTAGTTCTCCATGATATTTTGCTGTTATTAACCGTCGCACATGAGATGCATCAATAAACACATTGCTGCTGAGAAGATCTCGTCCACTAAGGCTAAGATGCCCTCTCACTGCTCCTTTCACGGACATTGTAAGATTGTTTCGAGGAAGGTAAATGCAGCATATTTGTGGGAGTGTCTGCTCTTTGAGTGAATTAGTACTTTAACTTGAACTCTTCTCATGTACTGCATTTTCTAGAGCCCATGCAAAGACATGTGTGTGTTTTTAATGCTATAGCACGTTATTCTGTTGGTTTGTTAGGTTATTTGAAAGAGGATTAGTCTATGTTGGAACAGACTACCTGTCCTTTCCACTTTGGGATAAGTATCTGGAATATGAGTACACGCAGCAGGCTTGGTCGAATGTTGCTGCCATCTACACACAGATATTGCAGAATCCAAATCAGCAGCTCGATCGCTATTTTGAAGGGTGATTATCTTCTTTGAAGCTTATTTTGCATTTTCATTATTCATTCAAGGCTCTCAGATTCTCTCTGGCACTATCATTCTGGTTGCCTGTAGAAAAAAAATACTCCATTAGTATTTAATTATAAAGAAGCTTAATTTGTTGCAGTATCTTTCATTTGGTATTTTGCTTGTTTAAACAtttggtttttgaaaagttaCTTGTTTAAGTATGGCTAAAAGTTTTAGTCTGGGTGAAGGCAATATTGTCAAATTGCCACTTGCTAATGATTAAGGCTCTAGCAAGTGATTAATTATAGTATATAATGCTAGCCTGGGCCTGCCCTTATTGTTTGTTAGCAACTGCGGAGAATCGAAGTTCCATGCTAGTTTTTAGAAATCCACCTGTAGGAGCAAAAATCTTAGTTAATTCAGCTGCTGCTGGTCGTGAAATATATTTCAGACAAGTCAACATGTATTATTTTAAGGGTTTAAATTATGTACACCTATAGTGTAACGAATCTTTTATTGATACAAGAAAAGTAGTTGATGTAACTACTGTTCCTTTCGTGGTGCAATTCTATCTGCAGTTTCAAGGAGCTGGTGGCTAGTAGGCCTCTATCAGAGTTACGAACTCCTGAAGAAGCTGCAGCTGCAGCAGCAGCAGAAGCTGGGGGTGAACAGATTGAGGGGGAGGTCAATCCTGGTTCTGAGCCTTCTAAGCCTGTAAGTGCAGGCTTAAAAGATGCTGAGGAGTTGGAGAAGTATATCGCCATTAGAGAAGAGATGTATAAGAAAGCTAAAGAGTTCGATTCTAAGATAATTGGTTTTGAAACAGCTATAAGGAGGCCATACTTTCATGTGCGGCCTTTGAATGCTGCAGAGCTTGAAAATTGGCACAGTTATCTCGACTTTATAGAAGGAGGAGATGACTTAAATAAGGTACTTGCGTTTGGTTATTTTGTGGATTTTCAGTTTCTCTTTATTTATAGCTTTAGTTGCCTTGCCATACATTTATTTACAGTTAAAGTAATATCTGCTGCCTCATATGCTATATTGGCTAAACCATCGGATGAAGCATCTTTTTAAACGGGATATTGAACTTGGACTAAAGCATGGACCATCCATTTGCTTTCGATAAGGCTAAGTACTTCAAACCCTCATTTGTGAGTCGACGTTCTGGGTTCATAATCTGTTGTATAATGGAGTATTTGTTTTGAAGTTCCAATGTTATGCATGCAGGTGTGTTCTTATCTTCCTAACCATGTCAGGCTAGAAGGGTCCCCCCCTTTGTATTAGAGGGGCCCTGTTCCACCAGCGGAGTACTCCTTGTGCATCACTCCTTagtcctttcattttttttttttttttttttggaatttctttATTGCGGTAGAGTATTATTATGTATTTAATCCCTTTGTTACTTGTGCAAGTCAGGTGGTCAAGCTGTATGAGAGATGTCTGATTGCGTGTGCCAATTATCCTGAATATTGGATTCGGTATGTTTCATGTATGGAAACAAGTGGAAGTTTGGATCTCGCCGATAATGCCCTTGCTCGTGCCACTCAAGTCTTTGTCAAGGTAAAATCtcatgaatttttttctaattttttcccCTTGTGACAATATTTGGTCTGTTCATCATGGGATTCTCTTTGCTTTTAGGGGGTCAGTTTCTGAATCGGATGCTACATCGTTCTTATTTTTTGAACAGATTATTTGACTCTTTGCTTGCCTGGATTAGCAGTTTACTGgttattaatttttcatctCAAAGTTTAGTATTTAAGACATTGTAAGATTTCTGTTCCCTCATCAAGATGATAACTGGCTTTTCTATTGATTGGAATCAGTTAGTATCCTTTGAGAAGgttaaattttcatatataccCCTATCAAAAatacacacgcacacacacaaaTAATGAGCAGAAAGATTGGGCAAAAAGAATTACAAGCAAACTCAGTTCGTTAACATTATTGTTGGAAGCTGAGAAATTCTAACATACTGTGCACCACTGTTTTTTACATCTTCTAGTCTAcaccaaaaatccaaaaaagagATACTTCTATATTTCAAGATATGAAATATTCTCGTATTTGCTTTCAAAGCATCTTTAGATTCTTTCCTTACATATCACCTCTCAAATGCAAGCCAGGATCGTATCCCAGATTCTGCTCTTATGTTTCCCAATGCCTTTTCTGTCCAACATTGAAGAAGCTGCCTAATAGTCCTAGGCATAACCCAACTGATGCGGAACATATTGAAGAATGAGTTTCAAAACCTGATATGTGAAGCTACATTGTAACAATAAATGATTAGCATCCTCCCCATTATTTTCACAAAGTAGACCATCTCCTACAATCTCTTCTGTGTAAAGATTGTTGATTGAGCACTGCTTCATAAGTAAGTGTCCAGCAAAAACGGGCTACCTTGTATGGTGCGCTAGTGCTCCAGATAATGGGATCAGTATTCTCCTCTCTGTTCTTTCAATATAAGAAATATGTTGACATAGAAGGTTGAACTCTCCGCTCCGGAAAACCCAACGACTGCTATAATATGAATTGGCTGCAACGATGGACAGAAATGGTAGATAGTTATTCCATCTCATTGAGTAAATTGGATTCATGTCAAAAACATTGTGTCCCCAACTGTCGCTCCGTGGTAACCTTGCTTGTTTGTCGGTTATCTTTAGCATTGAGATCactttttgatatatttttagcACGGGTTGGCAATTGCTCCATCTGAATAATCTTAAATGGTGGCTGGTAATGCTAATGCCGCAGTGTTTCACTGGACATCCGCTAATGTCAATGAAGTATTGCTGGAAATTGAATTGTTTGTGTCTAGAGCTGTTCCTTGAATAGGCTGCCCCTCAACCCTACTATATTTCATTATCAAACTCATTTGTCCATCTTTAACAGAGGCAACCAGAGATTCACCTTTTTGCTGCTCGATTGCGGGAGCAACGTGGCGATATTCCTGGTGCTCGAGCTGCATATCAACTTGTGCACGCTGAAATATCACCGGGGCTTGTAGAAGCAATAATCAAGCATGCAAACATGGAACGTCGACTTGTAAGATTGTTTTGTCACCTACTACAGTTTCAAGACCAGCTTTGATCTTTGTTAACTTATCTGATGTATCGTTTTcttggttatttttttttaaggggaaTCTTGAGGATGCCTGTTCCATATACGAACAAGCTATTGCCATCGAAAAAGGGAAGGAGCACTCACAGAGTCTGCCGTTATTGTTCGCACAGTACTCTCGGTTTCTGTACTTGGTAAAGTTCTTTTTGTCTTGTGTTTCCAGTTTTTACATCTTTGAGTCAAGTAATTGACTACTGCCTTTCCATCTCGTTGTAATGTACCCCTTCCAATTGGGGTGAACAGTTATAGATATTGCTTTCTTCCAGATATGTTTGTGGAAGttggaattaattttatttttgttttgctaatgtgcttttttttgttttggggggggggggggggatgactTTTTGATGTCATATAAGAAAATTATGCCTGTATTTTCTGCTTATTGCAGCATATGAATGTGGCCATTCCCTGTGCACTTTGTAGTAGGTGGCTACCCCTCCTGCGGCCATGCATATAAACACACGGAATGCTGTTATTTGAATTGGATGATATATGAGACTTCTCCCTTGGAATGTTGCATTCATTGCATTAGGTTGCGGATATATGAGACTCCTGTTCCTTAAATTGCAGCATCTTTTTTCCAGAAATATGAAACTCCTGGTCCTTTCTTTAATGAGTAACTTGGAAATTTAGATGTTACGGGTCAATATTTCATGTTCTTATTCTCGATATTGTTATCCTAATCAGCCAGTTTTTCACTCCTCACCCAGTTTAGTATAATATCTGAACCGACTTCCCTATTTTGTTTAGTGTAATCTCGGAAATGGACTTCCCTGTTCTGTTTTTCCCATTACCGATGATTCTCTTTTTGTGGAAGTGCATCAGCATGATTTTTGCTGCAATCATATACTAACATATGATAGTGAGACATAGTTATATAGGCCATGGCTTGTCGCAATATCCCAGTTAATCATTTGATTCTCAATCATTTTAGTTCACTTTAACACACTCTTCACTGCCCTTGTGGAAAGCTTGTCAGTAGGAAAAGAAAGCAGAATTAGTGTAAGTGCGTGGAGAGTCCTTAAGGACTTTGCCTTGATACCCTGTATTGTTGAGTGGTGATATCATGGGAAcacctttttttctctttgatgTTCCTCATGATTAgaatcatttaatttttttttatgtatttgtccTCCTTTGGCTCACTGTCACAAAATTTCTGTTCGAAGGTTTCTGGGAAGGTGGAAAAAGCTAGGGAAATTCTTGACCAAGCAGTTGAGAATGTCCAGCTGTCAAAACCACTTTTGgaggtctctctctctctctctctctcactttCTCATCCAAGGACGTAAAGTGTGGAGGAATTGGTGTTTCTTATTGACATGCTCTTTTCATGTAATATGCAGGCACTGATCCATTTAGAATCCATTCAGTCACTCCCAAAGAGAATAGATTTATTGGATTCATTGGTTAATAAGTTCTTAGTTCCATCTCCTGAGAACCCTAACGTTGCAAGTGTTGATGAAAGAGAAGAGTTATCAAGCATTTTCTTGGAGGTACAAACTATTACATTTGGGTACTTGACAGTGCTTTGGGACTGTGATGCTCTCATTGTTAGAACAAGTATGCCTTGCGCTGTTCTCATGGGAACCTGGAGTTATTTGAACTTGTGATCATGACCAGATATTCTTGGAAATGCATTCAGTTATATATATCATGTGCTTTGACAACAAAATTCTGTTTGTACATTCCAAGATTTGTCGCACTTCCATATTCCTGAGGCCTGAATTCCCTCATTTTGATACAAACTGACTGAACTGAAATAACAAATGAACTGGACTTGCATACTGTGCTAAGCTGGTAACCCATCCCTGAACTTGTATTCCTGTTGGATGTTTGCCTGGGTTATAAAATGGTTTATGTCTTTAGATACTTTTCCAAGTTTGCAATATCGTGTAAAAATGGAGTTAAAATTGGCGTACAAATTTTACGTTTAGAAACGGACACTGTTGTCGGACCTCCCAAAAAGCAGGAGGCCACCATCTTTGGGATGTAGGAAGTAAATACATATAAAATTCAGTTGGGAGTTTGGGTATCATGTTGCATTGATGTTCAAAATATCACATGGTTTAAATTTGAATCATATGTATGTACTTGATTTCATGAAAGTTGCTAGTTGTGGTAGGATTAATTTTTGTCTCAATAACCGGACTACTGTACCGGTGGTGGTCTAAATCAAATCGTATGATGGTTTAAATTTGAATCATATTGGGATGTCTTGGCGATGCAATGGGGAACTAAAGAGAAATTTGTGTTATTGGGAATCATTTCTGATTTATGAtcctttaccattttccttttaGACTTCGAAGCGTAAACACCATGGAATGTCTTGGGGATGCAATTGGAATTCTGTAGAAAGATCTGTCTTTTAGGATTTATTTCTGATTCAATCTTGCTTTTTAGACCTTGAAGTGTAAACATTTTGGAATATCTTGGTGCGGAGTCCGGATGGAGATTTGCTTTACTGGGAATCATTTTTGATTCACGAgccgtcattttttttttttttttttgaagactGAAGTGTAAACATTTTAGTAAATCTCGTGGGTGCAAGGGGAGTTCACAGAGAATTTTGTTTGCTTGTGAATTATTGCTGTTTATTGTGATAATGCTTTGTGCTAATTGTTTACCATGATTGTCTTGTCGTGGCTGTTCACTTTTGATGGTTTTGCCAAAATGTTCTGAGACAGAATGTGTTTGCAGTTTCTAGATCTTTTTGGAGATGCACTGTCAATTAAGAAGGCCGATGATCGGCATGCGAAACTATTCTTACGCCATAGAACCTCTTCAGATTCAAAGAAACGTCAGGCTGAAGATTATATGGTTTCTGAGAAAACAAAGCTGGCAAAATCTGCTGTTGCAGCAACCAACCCCTCAGTGGTTGGTGCATATCCTGGAACACAGAATCAATGGCCTGCAGGTTATGGTGCACAAGGTCAAACCTGGCCACAGGCTACACAAGCCCAATCACAGCAGTGGAATCCTGGTTATGCGCAACAGGTAACGTTATGACAATGTAACAGTTTCACTAGAGATAGTTTGCCCCCCTGGATCAAGCCTCTGTCTAGATTTAAAATCCTGATATGGATCTCAGACCAATGCAATGTGAGACCAGTATGCATGTGTTGCTTGGGCTTCAACCAAAATGTTGATTTGGGTTAAACTGGAACTTCATCATGGAGAAAAACAATTGAACTTCTTTATTCAAATGAATTTTAGAAGCTATTTTCTCTTTTCCTGTGAATCAGATTTCTGTTAAGATATATCTTTTCTGTGCACAAATGTTTTAGTACTCTGCTGTCAATTTCTCGTGTCACATATTTCTATCCCTCTCCCAATGGAGGTGTCCTTCATTACGTATTTGTTTCAGTTGgatgtgcatgtgtgtggtcTTCATATTTTGCTGTCTGTATGTTCTTTCCGATATATCAAGATTAAATTAAAACTTATATATACACTTCATAGCAGCTATGCTATCAGTGGCTTATTTTTCTATCTTTTGTGTTTGTTGAACTTTAGGCAGCATATGGTGCTTATGGCAGTTACGGAACTGGCTATGCACCTCCTCAAGCGCCTGCAGCATCAGTGCCCTCAAGTGCTGGTTATGGTGCTTATCCTTCAACATACCCAGCCCAGGTATGCAGAATGCCTTTTATATATCAGCGTGTTGTTGCTTGTCTTACATACAGTGCCAAATGGCATTGTTGTTTCGGCAGGGATACTTTTATTAACCACATCTCTATGGCTTTCATGGTTACCTTTTGTTTTATTGTTAAAATTGATGTCTTTGCATGCTAAGAATGGTTTAGTGAGAAGAAAATTTGATGTCCTGTAAGCTCCCAGTTTTCTATCTGAAAATGGTGGTGAGGCAAAAAGGCTTGATAAACTTATGTCATCCCCCAAATTGTAGCATTCCAGTCTTCAAAATTGAATCGCTTTATTTCCATTTTGACACAGAACATAATCATCAGTATGATAAATTGCCAATTGAACTAAGTATTATTTAATCCATTCATCTCTATTATGTTGATTTTGTTGGCAAAATTACAAGGGGCATTACACTTGGTTCCTGAATAAGAGTAGAAATTAGTCTACTACTGCCAGTAGCTCTTGTACAATTAAATATTATGTTGGAGAAATTGCAATACTTAGTTTCCGTTTAACCTTTGTGTTTGGGGTGGAGTGACAATGAACCTTTATACTTACAGAAGTACACAAGTCCAAGTTCACCAAATTGCCACAACCAAGGGTCCAGTTTACTTCGGCGATCCTCAGCTATTCCtgccaaatatatatagatagcgCGTGAGTTCTAGTGGGGGTTTGAGTCACCAACAGAGCAAAGTTGGAAAAGCCACTGTGTTTGACTCTTTCGCCTGGGTGTTGGGGTTGGTACTGtataaaaaaatggagaaagttGGCTTCAATTGTCAACTAAGGGTATGTTTCCTCTTGGCATTTTGAATTAGTAGAATTTTGGCTAATAAGACAGCTGCAACAGCTTAGTCCATATACCTCCACAAAACTCATAGCAAAAAGCAAATGTGCTCTGTTTTGTGATGTATGACAGAAGCAAAGTAATTGTCATCAGTCTCTCAATTTTTCCAGGGGATGCTAAGTCGTCGTTGATCACCATCTAGAAATGTCAGGGAATGCTAAGTCCTTGCGGATCGCCAACTAGAAAATAAGAGCAAAAATAGGAGTCGTCTGTGTTACCAACCAGTCTCACCCATTCAAGATGTGGTTCCTTTGGCTGAGGTTATTATAAACACTCTTTATCATGTTTATCTCATCCCCAGTCATCGGCGCGACAAGAATTGAATGGATTCGTTATGAGGCTTCTCTAGATGTACTTCTATTAGGGCAACCCTCATGCAACTGTTGCATTAATATACAGCACACCAAGTTTTTGTAaatgattggaagtgaagcATGTGGAATGATAGCTTGGTATACCTGAAGGATGTCCTCTCACCATGGCCAATTTGACGGTGAATGTGAGGTTTGATTAGGGGCCTATGAGCATTTTGAGGAAGAAAAATCGACAGAAGTTGGTGTTACATTAGACCATATGCACCAATTGTTCATTGAACATTGcatatgaatatgatggtaAATGAAGACATGATTACTTGTTATGGTATTTGTCATACCTTCTCTTAAAGACTACAGAGATCTTCCGTTAGATCTTATCCTtctcaaattttatgttgtgtt
This portion of the Lycium ferocissimum isolate CSIRO_LF1 chromosome 1, AGI_CSIRO_Lferr_CH_V1, whole genome shotgun sequence genome encodes:
- the LOC132050361 gene encoding pre-mRNA-processing factor 39-1 is translated as MGESETVVAQTSSVTDYISAGYSSINPDDAGAHASSDAGNAGDLATSCPNGTGELASSNVEAGKVYSTDPVSTQQEGATTMAYDVSQDLAALADAPVGSSQVADYGSSANGNNTAEARDIAEAGTAENGIASDVHGSSNTHQPEDGLALSPEEERLWSIVRTNSIDFNAWTALIEETEKMSEGNVLKIRKVYDAFLAEFPLCYGYWKKYADHEARLGSVDKVVEVYERAVQGVTYSVDMWLHYCVFAISTYGDPDTIRRLFERGLVYVGTDYLSFPLWDKYLEYEYTQQAWSNVAAIYTQILQNPNQQLDRYFEGFKELVASRPLSELRTPEEAAAAAAAEAGGEQIEGEVNPGSEPSKPVSAGLKDAEELEKYIAIREEMYKKAKEFDSKIIGFETAIRRPYFHVRPLNAAELENWHSYLDFIEGGDDLNKVVKLYERCLIACANYPEYWIRYVSCMETSGSLDLADNALARATQVFVKRQPEIHLFAARLREQRGDIPGARAAYQLVHAEISPGLVEAIIKHANMERRLGNLEDACSIYEQAIAIEKGKEHSQSLPLLFAQYSRFLYLVSGKVEKAREILDQAVENVQLSKPLLEALIHLESIQSLPKRIDLLDSLVNKFLVPSPENPNVASVDEREELSSIFLEFLDLFGDALSIKKADDRHAKLFLRHRTSSDSKKRQAEDYMVSEKTKLAKSAVAATNPSVVGAYPGTQNQWPAGYGAQGQTWPQATQAQSQQWNPGYAQQAAYGAYGSYGTGYAPPQAPAASVPSSAGYGAYPSTYPAQAFPQQNYAQPAAAAAVAPAPQATTVPPTAYYGSYY